Below is a genomic region from Pseudomonadota bacterium.
CTGCTGTTCGAGCTTCTTGATCTGCAACGACAGGGACGACTGCGAGACGTGCAGTTCCTGCGCAGCCTGCGTGAGGTTGCCGTTGTTGGCCACAGCCCAAAAGTAGTGAAGATGGTTGTAGTTAAGACGCGCCATCGTGTTCATATTATAAACAGAACGATTCCTTAGATACTTTGAATTTTATAAATCGGTTGAGCTACTCCACAGTGCTGCCCCGCAGCAGACCTGGCGAGCGCCAACGCGGACGCTAGCGGACTGCTCGCCGGGGGTGCCACCTGCGAAGTACCCCATGGACGGAACGGGTGCTGGATGGGAACGCATGGCGCGAAGCGTGGCGGAAGTTGACGAGATCACTCGACTGTTGAAGGTGCTGGCGCACCCAGATCGCGTGCAGTTGATCCAGCTGATGGCGCGGGCGGGGGAGATAGACGTCGGCAGCATGGCGCAGGAACTCGCGTTACCCGCGAGCCGTGTGTCCCAGCACCTCTCCCAACTGCGCGCGCACCGACTGGTGATCGAGTCGCGCCAGGGTCGCCACCGCCTGTACACGCTGGTGCAGCCCGGTCTTGCGAGCTGGCTGCTCGACGGCAACGTTCTGGCCACGGCAGCGGTGGGCTTGCGAATCGGTGCCAGCCCCCTCGACACCGGTGAAGATCCAAGGCCAAGCGATGAGTAGCGCATTTCTAAGCAACATCACCTCACCCCCACTCCTATTCTTCTTCCTAGGTGCGTTCGCCACCTTCGCACGCTCTGATCTGGATGTGCCCAATCCCGTGGCGCGAGCCGTGTCCGTGTATCTGCTGCTCGCCATCGGCTTCAAGGGCGGCGTATCGCTCTCGGGCAGCGCCCTGTCGCCCGAGGTGTTCGCTGCCCTAGGCGCCGCCCTCGCCCTTGCAGCGCTGGTACCGGTCTACGTGTTCTTCATCGTCTCGCGCTGGTTCGATAAGGCGGATGCCGCCGCGATCGCAGCCACCTACGGCTCCATCAGCGCGGTCACCTTCGTCACGGCGACCAACTACCTCGACAGTGTTCATATCCCTTGGGGAGGACACTTCGTGGCCGCCATGGCGCTCATGGAGGCTCCGGCCATCGTCGTCGGGCTGTTCCTGTATCGCCTCGTGGGCGGTACAGCCGATGAAGGCGACAAGGGCGAGGAAGACATGGGCCTCAGCACCCTACTGCGCGAGGCGTTCCTAAACGGATCGGTGGTGCTCATCCTCGGCAGTTTGCTGATCGGTTGGGTCAGCGGCGAGCGGGGCATGGCTCAGCTACAGCCGTTCGTGAAGACCCCCTTCGTCGGCATGCTATGCCTGTTCCTGTTGGATATGGGATTAGTGGCCGCCCGCCGCCTGCGCGACATCGCGGATCCCCGCGGCCGCGCCTTGGGTGTGTCGCCCATCGCCATGGGAGGCCTGGCCCTGGGCTTCGCCCTGCTCAACGGCGGCGTCGCCCTGGCCCTGGCGCTACTGCTCGGACTCTCGGAGGGAGACGCGCTATTGCTCGCCATCCTGGGCGCTAGCGCCTCCTACATCGCCGTGCCCGCCGCCATGCGCCTGGCCCTGCCGAACGCCAATCCAGGTATCTACCTGACCATGTCCTTGGCCATTACCTTCCCGTTCAATATTCTCTTTGGGATCCCCCTGTTCCATCACCTGATACGCTCGTTCGCGGGCTGAGGAGGGAAGACTCATGCGTCCTTGCAAGCGACTCGAAATCGTTCTGGAACGCTCGCAGATGGAGCGCCTCATACGAGCCCTGCACGAGGCCGGCGCGGACGGCTACACCTTCCTCAT
It encodes:
- a CDS encoding metalloregulator ArsR/SmtB family transcription factor encodes the protein MARSVAEVDEITRLLKVLAHPDRVQLIQLMARAGEIDVGSMAQELALPASRVSQHLSQLRAHRLVIESRQGRHRLYTLVQPGLASWLLDGNVLATAAVGLRIGASPLDTGEDPRPSDE
- a CDS encoding sodium-dependent bicarbonate transport family permease, producing MSSAFLSNITSPPLLFFFLGAFATFARSDLDVPNPVARAVSVYLLLAIGFKGGVSLSGSALSPEVFAALGAALALAALVPVYVFFIVSRWFDKADAAAIAATYGSISAVTFVTATNYLDSVHIPWGGHFVAAMALMEAPAIVVGLFLYRLVGGTADEGDKGEEDMGLSTLLREAFLNGSVVLILGSLLIGWVSGERGMAQLQPFVKTPFVGMLCLFLLDMGLVAARRLRDIADPRGRALGVSPIAMGGLALGFALLNGGVALALALLLGLSEGDALLLAILGASASYIAVPAAMRLALPNANPGIYLTMSLAITFPFNILFGIPLFHHLIRSFAG